The following are encoded in a window of Ruminiclostridium herbifermentans genomic DNA:
- a CDS encoding acyl carrier protein, with amino-acid sequence MTKDDIYKKMKDILVEYFRLDEDEVTPDTHLIDDLGADSIAIVEMSFRISECFSVPIVEADEDLLVVKNMAEEIYNQINKNG; translated from the coding sequence ATGACGAAAGATGATATTTACAAAAAAATGAAGGATATTCTAGTAGAATATTTTCGGCTAGATGAAGATGAAGTTACTCCAGACACCCATTTAATAGATGATTTGGGTGCAGATTCTATTGCTATTGTTGAGATGAGTTTTCGTATTTCAGAATGTTTTTCTGTTCCAATTGTTGAAGCAGATGAAGATCTTCTTGTAGTAAAGAATATGGCAGAAGAAATATATAATCAAATTAATAAAAATGGGTAA
- a CDS encoding 3-oxoacyl-ACP synthase III family protein, producing MRQDNFIFPKNKKKYFRKFSKIKSVAAYLPEKVVTNDDIINANKLTMKDSVIRKSIGTYQRRVADDHEVDSDILARAAQSCMTKANLHVDKLSKIIATKFFGDNLLPMTASMVQRKLGCSYATQSFDVDGGVTSFLHAIDLGTRYINSGDEYVLIASGGICNRLISKTDPRVAFLFGDGAASVLLEFSDEPHFLASYFYTNHTYYEIAATQKLKPEYTKKYFEKGDFSLFYDFYHMDNWKIAEEFYKIAAITVRDYLLEESNLKMSDIDLVLVTENNKPIWEITLDALGVEKDKSISLIHKYGNTMSAMLPLLLNEAYSTGRIETGMNILMLSHGEGFSGGGMIYRV from the coding sequence ATGAGACAAGATAACTTCATCTTTCCAAAGAACAAAAAGAAGTATTTCAGAAAATTCAGCAAAATTAAATCTGTTGCTGCATATTTGCCAGAAAAAGTTGTAACAAATGATGACATAATAAATGCTAATAAGTTAACCATGAAAGACAGTGTAATTCGTAAATCTATTGGCACTTATCAACGAAGAGTTGCAGATGATCACGAAGTTGATTCGGATATACTAGCTCGTGCTGCTCAAAGTTGTATGACTAAGGCAAATTTACATGTTGATAAATTATCAAAGATAATTGCAACTAAATTTTTTGGGGACAACCTATTACCAATGACTGCTAGCATGGTACAAAGAAAATTAGGATGTTCATATGCGACTCAATCATTTGATGTAGATGGTGGTGTAACTTCTTTTTTACATGCCATTGACCTTGGAACACGTTATATTAACAGCGGCGATGAATATGTTCTTATTGCTTCAGGAGGAATATGTAATAGATTAATCAGTAAAACCGATCCAAGAGTTGCATTTCTATTTGGGGACGGCGCAGCATCAGTATTACTTGAGTTTTCCGATGAACCTCACTTTCTAGCCAGTTATTTTTATACAAACCATACATATTATGAAATTGCTGCTACACAAAAACTAAAACCCGAGTATACAAAAAAGTACTTTGAAAAGGGTGACTTTTCTCTATTTTATGATTTCTATCATATGGATAACTGGAAAATTGCCGAAGAGTTCTATAAAATTGCAGCTATTACAGTAAGGGATTACCTTCTTGAAGAAAGTAACCTAAAAATGAGTGATATAGATCTTGTACTTGTTACCGAAAACAATAAGCCTATTTGGGAAATTACTTTAGATGCTTTAGGTGTAGAAAAAGATAAGAGCATTTCATTAATACATAAATATGGTAATACAATGTCTGCAATGCTTCCTCTGCTTTTAAATGAAGCATACAGCACAGGACGCATTGAAACAGGCATGAATATTTTGATGCTCTCACATGGTGAGGGATTTAGTGGAGGTGGTATGATCTATAGAGTTTAG
- a CDS encoding dTDP-4-dehydrorhamnose reductase family protein has translation MGKKKILILGSTGMAGHVITTYFEESGAYEVFNLAHKKKLNEKTYVLDVTDFTAFEAFLNKEDFDIIVNCIGILNQYADANKAKAILLNSYLPHFLENKFRNTQVKIIHLSTDCVFSGKTGSYTETAFKDGDSYYDRTKALGEIVDGRNLTFRTSIIGPDINHDGIGLFNWFMKSKGIINGYVNSIWTGVTTIELAKAIEKAIEKDISGLYHLVSKKSINKYELLLLIKNIFNKNDVRIDKYHNELIDKSLINTRSDFDYDVIDYSKMISEMKKWILAHPTFYTHYSK, from the coding sequence ATGGGCAAGAAAAAGATATTAATCTTAGGTTCAACAGGAATGGCCGGACATGTAATAACTACATATTTTGAAGAAAGTGGAGCCTATGAGGTATTTAATCTTGCACATAAGAAAAAACTGAATGAAAAAACATATGTACTTGATGTAACAGATTTTACTGCATTTGAAGCTTTTTTAAATAAAGAGGATTTTGATATCATAGTAAACTGTATTGGTATATTGAACCAATATGCAGATGCAAATAAGGCCAAAGCCATTTTACTGAATTCATATCTGCCGCATTTTTTGGAAAATAAGTTTAGAAATACGCAAGTCAAAATTATTCACTTAAGCACTGATTGCGTATTTTCGGGTAAGACAGGTTCTTACACAGAGACAGCTTTTAAGGATGGAGATTCATATTATGACCGTACAAAGGCTTTAGGTGAGATAGTTGATGGGCGTAATTTGACCTTTAGAACATCTATTATTGGACCAGACATAAATCATGATGGAATTGGACTTTTTAATTGGTTTATGAAATCAAAAGGAATAATTAATGGTTATGTAAACTCTATTTGGACAGGTGTAACAACTATTGAACTGGCAAAGGCGATAGAAAAGGCTATAGAAAAAGATATTTCAGGGTTATATCATTTAGTATCTAAAAAGAGCATAAATAAATATGAGCTACTTTTGCTAATCAAAAATATTTTTAATAAAAATGATGTTCGTATTGATAAATATCACAATGAACTTATAGACAAGAGCTTAATTAACACTCGTAGTGATTTTGATTATGATGTAATAGATTATAGTAAAATGATATCTGAAATGAAAAAATGGATTTTAGCTCATCCTACTTTTTACACCCATTATTCTAAATAA
- the wecB gene encoding non-hydrolyzing UDP-N-acetylglucosamine 2-epimerase, with protein sequence MNMLKVMTILGTRPELIKLSRVIDKLDTYTNHILVHTGQNFDYELNEVFFKEMRIRKPQYYLNCAGKTTIETIANVLIKTDDVLEAEKPDAVLIYGDTNSCLSAIAAKRKKIPIFHMEAGNRCFDHRVPEEINRKIVDHLSDINMPISEHARRYLLQEGIKGETIIKIGSSMKEVFEYYKNDIDKSEILNSMQLKPKEYFVVSAHREENIDWADNFNNLIETLNAIANKFKKRIIVSTHPRTMKKVALQDKAIFAPQIEWLKPLGFFDYIKLQTNAFCVISDSGTITEEASLLSFPAITIRNAHERPEGMDEGVLILSGLKADRVIQSIDIVTGYGNSEISTNNNQNNLLYEKAGSEQTSALKHVFSADLVDDYNVTNVSDKVVRIIMSYRDYIIQTVWRGME encoded by the coding sequence ATAAATATGTTGAAAGTAATGACTATATTAGGAACACGGCCTGAACTTATAAAATTAAGCAGAGTTATTGATAAGCTTGATACTTATACAAATCATATACTTGTACATACAGGGCAGAATTTTGACTACGAACTTAATGAAGTATTTTTTAAAGAAATGAGAATAAGAAAGCCACAGTATTATTTAAATTGTGCAGGAAAAACAACAATAGAGACAATTGCTAATGTACTGATTAAAACAGATGACGTGTTAGAAGCAGAGAAACCAGATGCTGTATTAATATATGGAGACACTAATAGCTGCTTGTCTGCTATTGCAGCTAAGCGTAAAAAGATACCAATATTCCATATGGAAGCAGGTAATCGTTGCTTTGACCATAGAGTCCCCGAAGAAATAAACCGCAAAATAGTAGATCATTTAAGTGATATCAATATGCCAATATCAGAACATGCAAGAAGGTATTTGCTTCAAGAAGGCATCAAGGGTGAGACCATAATAAAAATCGGGTCATCAATGAAGGAAGTATTTGAATATTATAAAAATGATATTGATAAATCAGAAATATTAAATAGCATGCAGTTAAAACCTAAAGAATACTTCGTGGTTAGTGCACACAGAGAAGAAAATATTGATTGGGCAGATAATTTTAATAATTTAATTGAAACGCTAAATGCTATTGCAAATAAATTCAAAAAAAGAATTATTGTATCTACTCATCCAAGAACCATGAAAAAAGTAGCTTTGCAGGATAAAGCAATTTTTGCCCCTCAAATTGAATGGTTAAAGCCTTTAGGCTTTTTTGATTATATAAAACTTCAAACTAACGCGTTTTGTGTAATATCAGATAGTGGAACTATTACAGAAGAGGCGTCCCTACTGTCTTTCCCTGCTATTACTATAAGAAATGCACATGAGAGACCTGAAGGCATGGATGAAGGTGTACTAATTCTATCTGGACTAAAAGCAGATAGGGTTATACAGTCTATTGACATTGTAACTGGATATGGAAATAGTGAAATTTCTACTAATAATAATCAGAATAATTTATTATATGAAAAGGCAGGTTCCGAGCAAACTTCTGCACTAAAACATGTTTTCAGTGCAGATTTGGTAGATGATTATAATGTCACTAATGTATCTGATAAGGTAGTAAGAATAATTATGAGCTATAGGGATTATATCATTCAAACTGTGTGGAGGGGGATGGAGTGA
- a CDS encoding polysaccharide biosynthesis protein, whose protein sequence is MFTGKTLLITGGTGSFGNAVLNRFINTDIKEIRIFSRDEKKQDDMRRELNNDKVKFHIGDVRDYNSLFKTLKGVDYVFHAAALKQVPSCEFYPMEAIKTNILGTDNLLNAAIENKVKKVVVLSTDKAVYPINAMGMSKAMLEKVMVAASRNVNDDETILCGTRYGNVMASRGSVIPLFIQQIVEGTPITVTDPNMTRFMMTLENAIDLVLYAFLNARQGDIFVQKAPAATILELASALKDIFNAKNEIKIIGTRHGEKLYEALLTREEMAIAEDLGDYYRIPADNRELNYEKYISCGKSISSDFKDYNSHSTRRLTYEELKKLLLSLDYVQKELKRFKG, encoded by the coding sequence ATGTTTACTGGTAAAACGCTTCTCATCACAGGGGGTACAGGTTCCTTTGGAAATGCCGTTCTTAACAGATTTATTAATACTGACATAAAAGAAATACGAATTTTTAGCAGGGATGAGAAAAAACAAGATGACATGCGCCGTGAACTGAATAATGACAAGGTTAAATTTCACATAGGAGATGTTAGAGATTATAACTCATTATTCAAGACTTTAAAGGGAGTTGACTATGTTTTTCATGCAGCTGCTTTAAAGCAGGTGCCTTCTTGTGAATTCTATCCAATGGAAGCTATTAAAACAAATATATTAGGAACGGATAATCTTTTAAATGCAGCAATTGAAAATAAGGTAAAAAAAGTTGTTGTACTTAGCACTGATAAAGCTGTTTATCCCATTAATGCAATGGGAATGTCAAAAGCTATGCTAGAAAAGGTTATGGTGGCTGCTTCAAGAAATGTAAATGATGATGAAACTATTTTATGTGGAACAAGATATGGCAATGTTATGGCCTCAAGAGGATCTGTTATTCCATTATTTATACAACAAATAGTAGAAGGCACACCTATTACTGTAACTGACCCCAATATGACAAGGTTTATGATGACTTTAGAAAATGCAATTGATTTAGTCCTATATGCTTTTTTAAACGCAAGACAAGGAGATATATTTGTTCAAAAGGCTCCGGCTGCTACAATTTTGGAATTGGCTTCTGCTTTAAAGGATATTTTTAATGCAAAAAATGAAATAAAGATTATAGGCACTAGGCATGGCGAAAAATTATACGAGGCATTATTGACGAGGGAAGAAATGGCGATAGCTGAGGATTTGGGAGACTATTACAGAATTCCTGCTGATAACAGGGAACTGAATTATGAAAAATATATCAGCTGTGGAAAAAGTATCTCTTCTGATTTTAAGGATTATAATTCTCATAGTACAAGAAGGTTAACCTATGAAGAGTTAAAGAAACTGCTCCTTAGTCTAGATTATGTCCAAAAAGAGTTAAAAAGGTTTAAAGGTTAA
- a CDS encoding FkbM family methyltransferase, with protein MVKHIFDMCNVEEAEKYNDIISSLQGRNVVLYGAGGIGFITSNILKDKACNICNFIDDDKAKQGTYVNGIKVVALEDVCVEDAIILICLPNPMEVYNRLIGLGYKSVKYYPIMMSEKGFYDVSLLIENQNKIESVFNLLADDLSKLVLSNILKHRATMDFTYLNSIVSQNQYFPNDIFILNDKECFVDGGAYNGETIAAFIDETNNKFRYIYAFEPDLLNYNKIKETTKNIDSNILKLFNAGLYSKTGEIGFNSNGNSASSICETGKDIISLIKLDEVVGDNKPTYIKLDIEGAEEEALYGMRDTISRYCPKLAISIYHKAADLWELPLLILKLFPSYKIYMRHYSNGLHETVCYAI; from the coding sequence ATGGTGAAACATATTTTTGATATGTGCAATGTAGAAGAAGCTGAAAAATATAACGATATCATTTCTTCTCTGCAAGGCAGAAATGTTGTATTGTATGGTGCTGGTGGTATAGGATTTATAACAAGCAATATTCTAAAGGATAAAGCTTGTAATATTTGCAATTTTATTGACGATGACAAAGCTAAACAGGGTACATATGTAAATGGAATTAAGGTTGTAGCCCTTGAAGACGTATGCGTAGAAGATGCTATTATACTGATATGTTTGCCTAATCCTATGGAAGTTTATAATAGGCTTATAGGTTTAGGATATAAATCTGTTAAATACTATCCTATAATGATGAGTGAAAAGGGTTTTTATGATGTATCCTTGCTTATAGAAAATCAGAATAAAATTGAGAGTGTGTTTAATCTATTAGCAGACGACTTATCAAAATTGGTGCTTAGTAATATTTTAAAACATAGGGCTACTATGGATTTCACATATTTAAATAGCATTGTAAGTCAAAATCAGTATTTTCCTAATGATATTTTCATACTAAATGATAAAGAGTGTTTTGTAGATGGAGGAGCATATAACGGAGAAACAATAGCTGCTTTTATTGATGAGACTAATAATAAATTTAGATATATATATGCTTTTGAACCTGATTTGCTAAATTATAATAAAATAAAAGAAACTACAAAAAACATAGACAGCAATATTCTTAAACTATTTAATGCTGGTCTTTATTCTAAAACTGGAGAGATAGGCTTTAATAGTAATGGTAACAGCGCTTCTTCTATTTGTGAGACAGGCAAGGATATCATTTCACTAATAAAGCTTGATGAAGTTGTTGGTGACAATAAACCAACCTATATAAAGCTGGATATCGAAGGTGCTGAAGAAGAAGCACTATATGGAATGAGAGACACTATTTCAAGATATTGTCCAAAACTAGCTATCTCAATTTATCATAAAGCTGCTGACTTATGGGAGTTGCCTTTATTAATTCTCAAGTTATTTCCTTCTTATAAAATTTATATGAGGCATTATTCAAATGGTTTGCATGAAACTGTTTGCTACGCTATATAG
- a CDS encoding glycosyltransferase family 2 protein: protein MLMPLVTIGIINYNCLKYLEKCVDSYLNQSYQNIEIIIVDDCSTDGSVDKIKELEHCHKNISCIYHEKNSGGPSQAIQEVIKQARGKYFQWIASDDYVNEDAIKKFVDYLEKTNKDYVYCKFNIIDENNTVRSRWNYSLPTLNEMVYRIFTNCSGVIPMNGLYRLEFFRKKDITWSVYRNNEYSCDTINSLNFIKNGMDYGIIKESLIYYRLHQNNYSHNIEHRIKTSFIVYDYIIKNFNEEIYFPAIDWKNSENREQLKNYIIASYFYKKITDFLKLETLPKHIKYSITKEKLAECVSAAIEEGRVYICQGLTQGDTLRKELVELEKSYNNLLL from the coding sequence ATGTTAATGCCATTGGTTACTATTGGGATTATTAATTACAATTGTTTAAAATACTTAGAAAAATGTGTTGATTCATATCTGAACCAGTCTTATCAAAACATAGAAATAATAATTGTGGACGACTGTTCAACAGATGGTTCAGTCGATAAAATAAAGGAATTAGAGCATTGTCACAAAAATATAAGCTGCATTTATCATGAGAAAAACAGCGGTGGACCATCACAGGCTATACAGGAAGTAATAAAACAAGCAAGAGGTAAGTATTTTCAGTGGATTGCTTCTGACGATTATGTGAATGAAGATGCTATCAAAAAATTTGTAGATTATTTGGAAAAAACCAATAAAGATTATGTCTATTGTAAATTTAATATCATTGATGAAAATAATACTGTTCGCTCACGTTGGAATTATTCTCTTCCTACACTCAATGAAATGGTTTATAGAATATTTACAAATTGTTCTGGAGTAATTCCTATGAACGGCTTATATAGACTTGAGTTTTTTAGAAAAAAGGATATTACTTGGAGTGTTTATAGAAATAATGAGTATTCCTGCGATACAATTAATTCACTTAACTTTATTAAAAATGGTATGGATTATGGCATTATAAAAGAAAGCCTGATTTATTATAGACTGCACCAAAATAACTATTCACATAATATTGAGCACAGAATTAAAACATCCTTTATTGTTTATGACTACATCATAAAGAATTTCAATGAAGAGATATATTTTCCCGCTATAGATTGGAAAAATTCAGAAAATAGAGAACAGCTGAAGAACTATATTATTGCTTCATATTTTTATAAAAAGATAACAGATTTTTTAAAATTAGAAACATTACCTAAGCATATAAAATACAGTATTACCAAAGAAAAGTTGGCAGAATGCGTAAGTGCTGCTATAGAGGAAGGAAGAGTATATATTTGCCAGGGATTAACTCAAGGAGATACTTTAAGAAAAGAATTAGTGGAATTAGAAAAAAGCTACAACAATCTTTTATTATGA
- a CDS encoding glycosyltransferase translates to MGEVNITNGRKKIVFFSKGDDNFIIDIIEKLSIQYETSKAIIKVSTDMKMIDKWMKWADICWFEWCDELLIYASKLEIAKQKKIICRLHSYEAFTYYPAQVNWECVDKLIFVSEDIQKYVIEHFKVNKGNTIVIPNGVDMSKWSYKQREPGFNVAYVGYINYKKGPMLLLHTIKAIYDKDNRYKFYIAGQFQDTRYLLYFQQMSKEFGLENNFFIEGWQKDLDNWLEDKNYILCTSVLESQNMSVMQAMAKGIKPVVHNFVGAKGIYPDEYLWNTIDEAVCNITEEGYNSDEYRSFIDINYSLEKQINAIDKMINELIIKDKENISFDYIEYWNNRLNSNFNIEGVGNFGLGEIYNKLLYKCRIDIWDGIFNKILNESRDIRVLELGPGIGIFTEYFYRKGIQDYEAIDISSKSSIELQHRYPKYQFKNGDICEDSHYEGEYDLIFCADVLLNITNENQFKKAINNISRHLCADGICIFFEPISTINTKSQSPQVIIRDKEYIEKVFIDNNLVLVDMQPVVFFMNYPFDRNLLGRKSNNALYLFNLICSIFKDTTISNQNKQIIGEYLLNRDRQLVYNNKLGLSEKLLIVQKSEINKNINFDLREILNIKKINSRLKVLSSAIYNNEIQQHNSLNKVIELVNSLED, encoded by the coding sequence ATGGGTGAGGTAAATATAACTAACGGAAGAAAGAAAATAGTTTTTTTTTCTAAAGGTGATGATAACTTTATAATAGACATTATTGAAAAGTTATCAATTCAATATGAAACTTCAAAAGCTATAATTAAAGTATCAACTGACATGAAGATGATAGACAAGTGGATGAAGTGGGCTGATATTTGTTGGTTTGAATGGTGCGATGAACTTTTGATATATGCAAGCAAGTTAGAAATAGCAAAGCAAAAGAAAATTATATGTAGATTACATAGTTATGAAGCTTTTACATATTATCCTGCTCAGGTTAATTGGGAGTGTGTTGATAAGCTAATATTTGTATCAGAAGATATACAAAAATATGTCATAGAACACTTCAAAGTAAATAAAGGAAATACAATTGTGATACCAAATGGTGTTGATATGAGTAAGTGGTCTTATAAGCAGAGAGAACCTGGTTTTAATGTAGCTTATGTAGGATATATAAATTATAAAAAAGGGCCCATGCTTCTATTACACACAATAAAAGCTATTTACGACAAGGATAACCGCTATAAATTTTATATAGCAGGACAATTTCAAGATACAAGATACTTACTATACTTTCAGCAGATGTCTAAGGAATTTGGACTAGAGAATAATTTTTTTATTGAAGGCTGGCAGAAGGATCTTGATAATTGGTTGGAGGATAAGAATTATATACTGTGTACTAGCGTATTGGAATCCCAAAATATGAGTGTAATGCAGGCAATGGCAAAGGGTATAAAGCCTGTAGTTCACAACTTTGTTGGTGCTAAAGGAATTTATCCTGATGAATATTTATGGAATACAATTGATGAGGCTGTTTGCAATATTACAGAAGAGGGGTATAACTCTGATGAATACAGAAGCTTTATTGATATAAATTACTCTCTGGAAAAGCAGATTAATGCTATAGATAAAATGATTAATGAATTGATTATAAAGGATAAAGAGAATATTAGTTTTGATTATATAGAGTATTGGAATAATAGACTGAATTCGAATTTCAATATTGAAGGTGTAGGTAATTTTGGACTTGGAGAAATATACAATAAGTTATTATACAAATGCAGGATAGATATATGGGACGGCATTTTTAACAAGATACTTAATGAATCTAGAGACATAAGAGTATTGGAATTAGGTCCTGGAATAGGAATATTTACCGAGTACTTTTATAGAAAAGGTATTCAAGATTATGAAGCCATAGATATTTCATCAAAATCGTCAATTGAACTACAACACAGATATCCGAAATATCAATTTAAGAATGGAGATATTTGTGAAGATAGTCATTATGAAGGTGAATACGACTTGATATTTTGTGCAGATGTATTGCTTAATATTACAAATGAAAATCAATTTAAAAAAGCTATAAATAATATTTCAAGGCATTTATGTGCTGATGGCATTTGTATATTTTTTGAACCCATCAGTACAATCAATACAAAGAGCCAGTCACCCCAAGTAATAATTCGTGATAAAGAATATATAGAAAAAGTATTTATTGATAACAATCTTGTGTTAGTTGATATGCAGCCAGTGGTATTTTTTATGAACTATCCCTTTGATAGAAATCTACTAGGAAGAAAATCAAATAATGCACTTTATTTGTTTAATTTAATTTGCAGTATATTTAAGGATACCACCATTAGTAATCAAAATAAGCAGATTATTGGCGAATATCTGCTAAATAGGGATAGGCAACTAGTATATAATAATAAATTGGGATTATCTGAAAAGCTTCTTATTGTACAAAAATCAGAAATTAATAAAAATATTAACTTTGACCTAAGAGAGATATTAAATATAAAAAAAATAAATAGCAGACTAAAAGTACTTTCTTCAGCAATTTACAATAATGAAATACAACAACACAACTCCTTAAATAAAGTCATTGAACTTGTGAATTCATTAGAGGATTAA